GGTGATGGCCAAAGGCATGGATGAGACACGGCCCGGCATTGCCCCTTCTAAGCTCATCTACCTGGATTGGGGAAAGGTAGAAGGGCTTGGTTCAGATAATGTAGCCTTACACAATGGCTACCATTATATCCGGCAGGTAGGTAATCTGGGTGCCATTAATACCGACCGACATCCTCAGGTAGACTACGACTGGCAGGTAGGCAACATCTTCTGCATTGGTTTCTGCCGCACCATTGGCTACATGGTGTTCGATGTCAGAAGCCAGTATGACCAGTATGGAACAAACCCCAATGAGGTCAAAGCGAACGATCCGAATGCAGGACCCGGCAACTGGACCTGGCAACCCAAAGTAGCCAACACCCCAGCGCCCATTACCTCGGCCGGTTACCCAACCGAGCCCTGCCGATGGCACGATGCGGGCTTCGAAGCCGCTTACTACTACGCTCAATGTGCCCGCACCGAGGGCACACCCTGGCAGTACTGCCGCTATCAGTTCAAGGATACCGGGGTCTGGGTCGAGCCCAAAACCGATGGCACCACCATTCTGGAACATGCGTCGGCCTTCGATGGGCCTTATGTCAACACCCCTAACGCCCGTCGGGGTCGCCCCGATGCGATGTACCGTATCAAGGAGAATGCGGTGGATGTGTGGGTGTTCGATCCGAGTCGGGGCAAGAACAGTTACGAGACGTTGGTTCTCAATCCGGTACCCAATGTCATGATCGAGGTGAACGTACAGGGAAGCAAGCTGGCCCTGTTCAACACCGTCCAATTCCTTTTTTGACCCACCAAATTTATAACACATGAATAGTACCCCATAAACAATGAATATAACCAGAACCTAAATCAGCAGAACTAGTATGGCAATCGGCACACAACTAGTACGTATCCGTCGCACCAGCGATGGGCAGGAAATTTACCAGGCAACCACGACGCGTGATACCGACGTCTACCCACTTACCAGTGCGGGACAGGCAGCGTTTGAGGCAGCGGCAAGTGCGGGAAGTTTTACCCTTACAGTAGATAATGGAGCAATAATACCGGCGGGTACGCGCCCACCGCTTGTCAAACCAGGTACAGGACCTGGTGCGGCTTTCTCTCAAAAGATACAGGCCGAAGATGCAACGGGTACAGGCACTTACACCGGCCAATCGGGCGACAATACCCTAAAAGGCCCTTATACGTCCAGCAGCGATTACCTGCTTTATGCCATAACCGATGCTCCTAGTACAGCCTCCAACTACACGTTAGCCATCCGCTACCAAACCAATTCCCAGACGCCGGGTACTGCTACAGTCATTGTCAATTCGACTACTACAATCGACTTCCCGCTAGAGGGCACTGATGGCGGAAAGCGTACGTATACTATGGGTATTTCATTGAATGCAGGTAGCAACCGGATTCGGATACAAGGCAAATCGGGTACATCTTTTTATCAGGACTATATTCTTGTTACACGCCCAGCCAGTTAATAATCCACGGGATCACACTAAAACTGACTTAACTGGGTACGTAGGCTATTTTTACCCTTGTCATTTTACAAATCTGACACACCGGGAAGGCTTCGAACCTCCAACCTGCGGTTTTGGATGGGGAATACAAATACTGCGGGTGAACAGTCGTGGGGTAATTACCTGGTGAGTGTCGATGAGATGTAGAAACAAACGGGGTGCAATCGGTTATCAAACGTGCCAGAGCTGAAAGAAGCGAAATTTCAGATTTTGATGGGTACGTTGACGACTATTTTTAAGCCCCAGCGGTAGTAACTACAGCATTGACCGCACCCATTACCGCTGGGGCGACAATAGGCTCAGTTTTGAATCCGGCCATTTACGGGATGGCCGGACTGGCGACGGGCGCGTCAATCGCGATTTACGACTTCTTCGTCTCTAAAAAAGTCCGGCGCGAAAAACTGGCAGCCAATAGGTATTCATATCGATACCGCAGAAAAGGAATTCAGCAGAGCCCGTAGCCGCTAGTTAGCTAATCATCGTGTCAAGATATCAAAAGTCCAGGGCACTTCTGTCGTATTGTATAGTTAAGTCGATTAGGAACGTAGCGACTAGAAGCGTACCAGGAAACTATAGTTTTACCCTGTCGAGAACTAAGACGATAATAAAAAATAAAGCCGTATTGTCACAAAACCACCCTTAGCTGGTCTTAGCTTAAAACGCTAACGCCAATGGATACTCCGTTTTTACCCCCCATTGAAAAGCCCAAAAGCTTACTTTGGAAGTTGCTCTACTTTTTTACCCGGAAACGGTTCGGCAAAGTCATTACGCCCCTGAAAGTAATGGCCGTCCGTTTGCCCATCGCTTTCGGTTCCTTTTCAGGTAAAATTGCTCAGCTTGATAAAAAGCTCCAATTACCTGCCGAAACGGTTATGCTGGTGCGGGAACGGGTAGCCCAACTCAATGTGTGCCTGTTCTGCATCGATATAGGCCGGGCTTACACCATTATGGCCTCCATGAACCAGGCCAAGTTCGATGCCTTATCAGACTACATGCACAGTCCACTCTTTTCGGAAAAGGAAAAGGTGTTGCTTGATTTTGTCAGTCGGCTAACCCGGGACCGCCAGATGGATTCCGAGCTGTTCCATAAACTGGCCCAACACTATGACGAGCGCGCAATCTGCGAGATTGTCTGGATAGTAGCCTCTGAATTTTATTATAACATCGGTAATATTGGCCTAAATATTCATTCCGACATGATCTGTGATCTAGCGCAAAAAAAGCAGCTCAACCCGTTACCGACTTAGTTCCTACGGTGTAAACCAGCAAAATGTAGGTTAAGAACATTGACCAGCTTTTAACTGCTTATGGTGATTAGTGCTCAAGTGCTTCTACTTCGTCCCTACCTGTTTCGCATTGCCTATGACATGCTGGGTATGATCGAAGAAGCCGAAGACATCGTTCAGGACGTCTACGAAAAATGGCTGTCGGTGGATAGGGTCAACGACCCAAAGGCCTACCTGGGCCGAATGACGGTCAATAAGAGCATCAACCGGCTCCAGGAGCTGAAAAAACAGCGGGAAAGCTACACGGGTCCCTGGCTGCCTGAACCTTACATTACCCTGGATGAGGAGCAGCCTCCAACGATTGAATACGGCCTGCTGTTTCTGATGGAACGGCTAACCCCCGTTGAACGGGCCGTATTTATTCTTAAGGAAAGTTTTTCAGAAGACTATCGCAATATCGCTGAACTCACCGGCCAATCAGCCGACAACTGCCGTCAGTTACTCCACCGGGCGCGAGCTAAACTCACCAGAGTCAAACCCCAGCCAGTCGAACCAGCAACCCAGCGCGCCCTTACGCAGGCGTTCCTAACCGCTTTACAGCAGCAGGATCGCCATGCGCTCAATCAGTTGCTTCGATCAGACATTGACTTATTCAGTGATGGAGGAGGCAAACGGGCCGCTGGCCTGAAGCCCCTGTCTGGCCTTCAGAAGGTGTTACGGTTTTTGCTCGGTGTCATGCAGTTACCAGAGAATCAGGGCAATGAATTTATTCACCGACCTGCTTATGTCAATGGGCAACCTGCCTCCCTTATTTTTCACAGGGAAACGGGCGAACTGGATTCGATGACCTACATTGCCTCGGATGCCACTCAAATCACCCGGCTTTTGTATGTGCGGAACCCCGACAAACTCCATATTCAATCAGCATTGCCTGATAAGTCCTCCTAGGTAAAGCCTGTTTATGGGAAGAACTGGCCCCTATTTCTGAGTTACAAGTGTTGCCTAAACTCATTTGAACTATCAAAATGATACGTTGTTTTTCGAGATGACATTTTGAGACGGCTGAGTAGACCTGAGTAGGGGTAAGCCAATAGTGTTGTATTCTATCTCGGGAAAACGGGCGTGGCTGTTGCACAACTCCGTTTTCTACGTTGATTTTTCATTGCCTGATAAGCTAATGGGATTTCTTGCTATTGTCTTCTCATCTCAGTTGAGAAAAAGCGTGGCCAAGTCTAGAAAAAGGCCTTGAGAAGCCGATGACCATTCCACTCTTAGGGCTATGGCCTGGCTGAGAGTGGACTTGGTGGTGAACTTCATGTACTTCTTCAAATTGAAGGCAATTGCCGCCATCAGCATCACCTTGTGAGCCCCAGCTTTACCCCGCACATT
This window of the Spirosoma aerolatum genome carries:
- a CDS encoding carboxymuconolactone decarboxylase family protein; amino-acid sequence: MDTPFLPPIEKPKSLLWKLLYFFTRKRFGKVITPLKVMAVRLPIAFGSFSGKIAQLDKKLQLPAETVMLVRERVAQLNVCLFCIDIGRAYTIMASMNQAKFDALSDYMHSPLFSEKEKVLLDFVSRLTRDRQMDSELFHKLAQHYDERAICEIVWIVASEFYYNIGNIGLNIHSDMICDLAQKKQLNPLPT
- a CDS encoding carbohydrate-binding protein; this encodes MAIGTQLVRIRRTSDGQEIYQATTTRDTDVYPLTSAGQAAFEAAASAGSFTLTVDNGAIIPAGTRPPLVKPGTGPGAAFSQKIQAEDATGTGTYTGQSGDNTLKGPYTSSSDYLLYAITDAPSTASNYTLAIRYQTNSQTPGTATVIVNSTTTIDFPLEGTDGGKRTYTMGISLNAGSNRIRIQGKSGTSFYQDYILVTRPAS
- a CDS encoding sigma factor-like helix-turn-helix DNA-binding protein, whose amino-acid sequence is MVISAQVLLLRPYLFRIAYDMLGMIEEAEDIVQDVYEKWLSVDRVNDPKAYLGRMTVNKSINRLQELKKQRESYTGPWLPEPYITLDEEQPPTIEYGLLFLMERLTPVERAVFILKESFSEDYRNIAELTGQSADNCRQLLHRARAKLTRVKPQPVEPATQRALTQAFLTALQQQDRHALNQLLRSDIDLFSDGGGKRAAGLKPLSGLQKVLRFLLGVMQLPENQGNEFIHRPAYVNGQPASLIFHRETGELDSMTYIASDATQITRLLYVRNPDKLHIQSALPDKSS